A single genomic interval of Trachemys scripta elegans isolate TJP31775 chromosome 3, CAS_Tse_1.0, whole genome shotgun sequence harbors:
- the TTLL2 gene encoding probable tubulin polyglutamylase TTLL2 — MAYDHDAEDILKPLVFRLHESVPEAVREVLLERGWSEFDEQEQDEADWNLYWQNSPFRMTDHRSIKPWQRLNHYPETVRITRKDYLARHLKRMKGIYGPSLYEFSPVAFIMPNDYVKFIAEYTKERQSQGKKPSYWICKPVDLSRGRGILIFQDIKDFVYDCMVIVQKYISNPLLISGYKWDLRLYVCVTSFCPLTIYTYEEGLVRFATEKFDLCSLDNVYAHLTNTSINKFGASYKKNKEGIGRGCKWTFSKFRSYLRSHEVDDLLLWRRINNIVMLTLLAITPSVPLTSNCFELFGFDILIDDTFKPWLLEVNYSPALRLDCSIDTTVKKRLLHDIIELLNYKQTDTLRENNGPGTKASYAGRTHIPLTTQGENATDDTPNFLASRQESECTATSAVQSLLEVAGGSFKKEAIVMGKMARTYPRKTLTSQLRERMNRPKTSSQSKAASKSKQLPGARHPAHASVQVTRWLPTTELCNYKLTIPPYFLSTKDKRPFPRVGDFVLIFPFNDAALEASRNGIDVKSIIQEIHKLMNKQLPPGQQKVKKRKDYLTFR, encoded by the coding sequence ATGGCATATGACCATGATGCAGAAGACATCCTGAAGCCTCTGGTCTTCCGTCTCCACGAGAGCGTTCCTGAAGCAGTCCGTGAGGTCTTACTGGAACGTGGTTGGAGTGAATTTGATGAACAAGAGCAAGATGAAGCAGACTGGAATCTGTACTGGCAGAACTCCCCTTTCCGTATGACTGACCACCGAAGCATTAAACCATGGCAGAGGCTCAACCACTATCCAGAAACAGTGAGGATCACAAGGAAAGACTATCTGGCAAGGCATCTGAAACGCATGAAGGGAATTTATGGACCATCTCTTTATGAGTTTAGTCCAGTGGCATTCATCATGCCTAATGACTATGTCAAGTTTATAGCAGAATACACCAAGGAGAGACAGTCACAGGGCAAAAAGCCAAGCTATTGGATTTGCAAGCCTGTGGATTTGTCTCGTGGAAGGGGCATACTCATTTTCCAGGACATTAAAGACTTTGTATATGATTGCATGGTCATTGTGCAGAAGTACATTAGTAACCCTTTGCTTATTTCTGGGTACAAATGGGATCTCCGCCTCTATGTCTGTGTCACCAGTTTTTGCCCCCTTACCATTTACACTTACGAAGAAGGGCTGGTGAGGTTTGCCACTGAAAAGTTTGACCTCTGTTCTCTGGACAATGTCTATGCCCATCTGACAAACACCAGCATCAATAAATTTGGTGCCTCgtacaaaaaaaataaagaagggaTCGGCCGTGGCTGCAAATGGACGTTCAGCAAATTCCGATCTTACCTACGCAGCCATGAGGTGGACGACCTGCTTCTGTGGCGGAGAATAAACAACATCGTAATGCTGACCCTGCTTGCTATAACCCCTTCTGTTCCATTGACGTCCAATTGCTTTGAGCTCTTTGGGTTCGACATTCTGATCGATGACACATTCAAACCATGGCTTTTAGAGGTAAACTACAGCCCAGCCTTGCGCCTAGACTGTTCCATCGACACAACAGTGAAAAAAAGACTTCTCCATGATATCATTGAATTGCTAAATTATAAGCAAACTGACACCTTGAGAGAAAACAATGGGCCTGGCACTAAAGCTTCATATGCTGGTAGGACACATATCCCCTTGACGACTCAGGGTGAAAATGCAACAGATGACACTCCCAATTTCCTTGCTTCTAGGCAAGAGAGTGAATGCACTGCCACTTCTGCAGTGCAGTCTCTCTTGGAGGTTGCAGGAGGTTCGTTTAAGAAGGAGGCCATAGTGATGGGGAAAATGGCCAGAACATATCCAAGGAAAACACTAACCTCACAGCTCCGGGAAAGGATGAACAGGCCGAAAACATCTTCGCAATCAAAGGCGGCATCTAAAAGCAAACAGCTGCCAGGAGCTAGACACCCTGCACATGCATCTGTCCAAGTCACCCGTTGGTTGCCTACCACTGAGTTATGTAACTACAAATTAACTATTCCTCCATATTTTCTCTCCACTAAAGACAAAAGGCCCTTCCCTCGAGTAGGTGATTTTGTCCTTATATTTCCTTTCAATGATGCTGCGCTTGAAGCCTCCAGAAATGGAATAGATGTAAAAAGCATCATACAAGAAATACACAAGTTAATGAACAAACAGTTGCCCCCAGGACAGCAGAAAGTAAAGAAGAGAAAAGATTATTTAACTTTTAGATAA